The stretch of DNA GGCGAGATTTGCGGATGCTGTAAAAtgatttggatgaaatttgCAGCAACAATTGTACTCTCGTGCCTCTTGGGAGCCACGAGGGGGCAATATGCGCAAGACTTTGAAATGGAAAGTAAGCACGATGTGTGCAAAGTTAAGTGTGATTGCTATACTGAAGTGGATAAGAATGTTCTTGAATGCCCAAAAGAGGATTCCCGAATCCGCGTAAGCTACTCGCGCTACAAACAGCCCATTAATCGAACGTACATCGATATAAGTTGCTTTGTGGACGATGAAGAGTACAGGAATCTACCAAATGTAACAATTGACAATATTAACATTGTCAAGATTAGCAGTTGCGAATTACCACGAAGTGCATCAATTATGACTGTACTCAATCGTCTTGGGGTACACAATGTTGTGACGCTCTTCATAAATAATGCCCGAAAGGAGTTCCGCAATAAACTCATACGGCAACACCTGACTGGATTGAGCAATCTCACGCGCCTCACAATAAGTTCCAGCTACATTACGGAGATCCCTGAAGATTTCTTCGAGGATGTCCCCAACATAACGTGGTTGAGTttgaaaatgaacaaaataacCACCATAAAGAATGTCTTCAGTAAACTCAAGAATCTCGATACACTCGAATTGggtgaaaataatttgcattcaATCGAAGATGGGACATTCGAGAATAACTCCCGCCTCCGCATACTAACTCTGTGGACGAATAACATTCAGAATCTCACAAAGAATGCATTTCGTGGAATTGAATCTCTTCGTATTCTCGATTTGACCAACAAtcaaattgaaacatttgaaCCCGATGTTTTTGACCTCTTGCCAAATCTCTCGGAAATTTATCTGAATAAGAATAACTTCCGTGAACTCCCAAGTGGTTTATTTAAGAacaataaaaagttaaaagatttCGTGCTACTGTACAATCAGAGATCCCTCAAGAACCTCCCAAGTGGTTTCTTTGCCAATCTCAATGAACTCAATCGTGTCTATATGAGATGTGATTTAGAAACATTACCCAGTGATTTGTTTAGTGGTTCCGAAAATTTGCAACATATTGATTTGTCAAACAATAAATTAGTGTCTGTGCCAAAGGAAATGCTGGCGGGTCAGAAGAATCTCAAAACACTCCATTTGAGTTTCAACAAATTGACCAAATTGGAAGATGGATTGTTTGATGGTGCAACAGCCCTCACTGAACTCTAtctcaacaacaacaacctTACGCAGCTACCCaggtgagaagaagaaaaaacttataatATAGATCTCTTTTACTTCGGGTTATTCACTCTCATCCAATATGGAATGCCTTCTATTTCCGATGGCAGAAGCCAAAGGTATATTACACATACACAACATCTCGTCGTCTAAATCTCTTTTGATGACCATATTGGTTCAGGTTCCAACCACTGCTCTTTTTCCACATATGGCGGACTCATCGTATTAAACcatgattattttatttattttacggCACGTTGTTAATGTAACTTTTATATCAGGGCTCACATGAATGTTGTGAGAGGAAAAGggctgtaaaaaaaagtgaagtaATCTTATATCGTTCCCCCGATGTACAAAGAACGCAATCTTATAAGAAATTGTGGGGAGTTGAGGGgccaggaaaaaaaagagtcaaagACGCTGACCAGCGAGACTGCTGGAGCATCAACAAACTGGTTTTCAAGAATGCAACTTAGCGTGTCATTTGAGAATTCATTATACATAAATGTATGGATGGAAGGCACTCCTTAtggaaagaaactttttttcccttcttcttCTGTAAAGCTCtcctcaattcttttttttttctcttaaccAATCCATCTGTGCACCTTTCATTCTTAGACAATTTGCACAGGTATGATGCCTCCTCATATTCACGTacaatctttttatttttccattctcTCTATCGCGCATATAAACACATCGTGTTTATCTTCAACATTCAACTCATTACAGTTCTGTCTCTCTACATGAGAAATATTAAGTGGACCGtgaaaatctaataaattttgGCCTTTTTCCCATCCGGCTTTGAggtgtatattatgtatgtatatcgcGCAAGAGAGGAaactcttttttctctctttccacGAGCTCGAGGTGTATCAAACATATTGTGTGCATTAACCGTGcactaaaaattcttttaaaatgtaaattattcgctcttaattttgatttctacatacatatcttTCATACATATATGGGGTATACATCATCAATTTCCACTCACTGAAACGAGAGATTTTCATAGGAGATTGATTTAACTCAAAAGAGAGCGACAGAGATagagacgaaaaaaaagagagaagcaACGCAATATCGTTACTTTAATTTATATGTAAAGAGTTCGATTTCATTTAGAATTTAACGAAACCAAATTTATGCAGCACGCGGAAATTATTGTGGTACGTTCAATGAACCCTTTCCTCTCGCTGTCGGGGCCCTTGCGACATGAATAATGTGGTAGGATTCTCTACAATATATAGAAACACAAGTAGTTGGTGAAGTCATGTCTTTGCAATATATTCGCAAAGTTTAGTAAAAGAAGTGAAAGATGTACATATAACTACATACATTgcacatatacatatatgcagATATTACATATGTACATCCATACATGCATTAGTGGATGAAAGTCTCTGTCAtacacccagaaaaaaaaacagaatatttcaacaaaataacttatttatttatgaagaaaatttaggtCTTATTTTGgaagacaattaaaaaaaccAAGTTGTTTGAGTGGGTGGGTTAAGCTAACACTGAAATGCGTCTCTTAAATAACACGCTACCTTAACACTTTCATAGTGAATTTGTTTTGGTTCCATCCGCTACAATTGTAGGCGTTGTGAGACTTAAAAGCTTCTCTTTATATTGCGGAATTAcaaaaattagcaattttttgcaagaaaaaaaaagtatattacCCTGATTTCCTAATTCTGACGCAAATTTAGAGAGTTCTTGACCTGATTAATCCCTAACGGCTCGAATGGACATGATAAGTTTTTTTGTAGGTAGAGAGACAGTTGGAAAGCTAAGACTTTTGAGAAATCCTCGGGGAAATCTATATAGAATCCCAGTTCTTAGATTCTTAATACAAAAATCATTATATTTTGCATACAAGACAAGAAATCTTTTCGTTttatagtgacgtcattttatacatttttaagcaaatctttGCTGACTTTTACAATCTGAGAAGtctcttttacaatttttttaaaaactttattgaCCTGAATCATTGACTAAACTGCTTTCTTACTTTCCtttgttttctaacgtttttagAACAACAAAAAcgacaaagaaaattaaaaaaaaaaatcattaaaagttacaCGGTTTCTTACTTCCATGTGTAAAAGAAACACATGTAAAGTGTTTAAAGggattaatcaaaatttctctGGGTGTATACGAACAGAACATCTCCCTACATTATGTGAGATCCCCATAATTTAGTTGGATTTTAAAGCTTATATAGCATCATCTTCCATCTTCATATTCCCCACATTCTgtctttcacaaaattcacagaatATATACTCATTATaatgcttttcattttctctttgtaGGCACATTTTCAATTCTCTCTCCAATCTTGAGACATTGTACCTCAACAATAATAACCTGATGACAATCCCAATGGATACATTTGGCAATGCAAGATCCCTCAAAGTCATCGATATGTCACACAATGTGCTAACATTCATGGAGAATCAACACGAACCCTTCCAGCTTAGTTCACCATTTCAGATACAGACAAACCTTCATCATCTCAATCTAAGTCACAATCATATCGAGAAAGTCTTCCCCGATTGGATGTTCAATCTAATTAAGCTGGAGCATCTGGATTTGAGCTATAacaacattaattttatcacaaccaatgatttgcaatttttatcgCGGAAAATTCAGGTGTACTTAACACACAATCAAATTacggaaattttcttcaaagataTCGAAGCAATGGCCAGTGATCACAATTTATCGGATAACATTGAGGTACCTGTACTGTATTTGGATGGGAATCCTGTGGTATGCGACTGTCTACTGACGGAATTTGTGCGTTTGGTGAAGAATCAATTGAGTAGCGATGTGAAGAAACTGATTAAAATTGATCCTGGCAAGCTAACTTGTAGTGCACCACCGGAACATGCGGGAAAACTAGTGGCTTCTGTTGATCCGCACGATCTATACTGTGACTTTGACACAGATAGCAGTAAGATCAAGAAATGCCCAATTGGTTGCAAATGTCAGCTACGTCGAACGGATTATGCACTCGTTGTTAACTGCTCCAATGCTGAACTTACAACTGTCCCAGTTCTCCCCAATCCACAGACCTCATCTCTAAACTTCACCATTCTCTACTTGGAAAACAACTACCTTACACACCTGCCCAAAAATACAGATCTTGGCTACGATCGAGTACGTTTCCTCTATGCAAAGAGCAACAATATAACAAATATTGCACCTGAAAACCTTCCATCTCAGCTGGAATTGCTTGATTTACGAAATAACAACATGATCCACATAAATGAAACAGTTCTCAGTGCATTCAACGACACCAACAccctcaaaaatatttcactgagCAACAATCCATGGAAATGTAATTGCGAAGCATTGAGCTTCATGATTTATATCCAGAGCCAATTTAAGAAAGTGAATGACTATGATAATCTTGAGTGCTCAGATGGGCAGAGGATTAATAAAATGGTGCCCGGGGATATTTGCACAGATGATGTTCAAACGATTGTGGCACTAAGCATCACACTTGCCCTACTTGGTATTCTCATTGGCATACTAGCTGCACTGTACTACAAATATCAgcaggaaattaaaatatggaTGTATTGGCACAATATTTGCCCTTTCATCTTCAACAGCGACACATTGGATGCAAACAAGAAATACGATGCATTCATCTCGTATTCACACAAAGATGAAGATTTTGTTGCTGATACACTTGTGCCAGAATTGGAATTTCGCCGGAAGTTCAATTTATGCATCCATAGACGTGATTGGACAGTTGGAGATTTTATTCCTGATCAGGTAAAGTGCATTTACACGTATTCTGTATATAGTTGATAGCCCTTTCgtattatatattattatgtatatgtacataatatgcaATTCATTGATTGGGGGATAATTTGCAAATGGATATTCGTGCTTCCTGCCATTCACACCAGTAGAGTTGTAAAGTGTtgagattttataaaatgatcGAACATTTTGCGAGATATTTCAGCCCTCTGCTGTTGATTTACCAgtaaattttgtgataaaacgtcggttatttatttgattagtATTCCCCCCAAATAAATgctaattttccaattttggaCATCTCTTTGTGATTTATGCATGATTCGCAATTTAACATTCAATTAGTTCCTTTGACACCTTGGTGGTCGAGAGTCAGTATATATGTAAATATGTTGTCAATTGGGAAGTAAAAGATTCTTTATTATCAACTAAACTAATAATGGTTGAACGGCCaaggaatattttacattgccattttatttaaatcgacacgtgtttattttttctaatattaaatattgaaaaatttgattaattcaatgaagattttaaattgattacaGTTCATtaaaaccaaagaaaaatgaattgattCACCCAAAAAGCCAAGATAAAATCaacatcaattaattaatgaaaagaaatattttattttatgcaaaatatgtgATTTTAACTGACTCTAAAATTTAcagcataataaaaaaatctattaattaTTCCACCTTAAGAAAAGTTCTAACTTCAACAAAACATAATGTATACCACCTCTTTAAATAACTACCAACCAGTCAgttttaatttctcataaCTTGGCtattgcaattttatctttaatctAACCACAATCGCGTGCTTTTAACTCAGACAGTGTTAGGAGAAGAAGGAAATCCCCCCATCCAATTCGATTAAATCGATAAAAgtagcaaagaaaattgctcGAAATGAAGTtcttacataaaatatttttatgttctcCTCCCAGATAATCCGCTCCGTAGCTGATTCTCGTCGTACAATAATCGTACTCAGTCCCAACTATGTGGAATCCGTATGGGGCACCATGGAGTTCAGAGCGGCGCATCATACAGCAGTGAAAGAGAATGTTTCACGTGTCATTGTGATCATATATGGCGACGTGAATACACAGAATATGGATTCAGAGCTCAAGAGCTATATCGACATGAATACATACATCAAATGGGGGGATCCGTGGTTTTGGGAGCGTCTCCACTATGCCCTGAGGACAATTAAGACTGGCAAAAAGGGAGCAGGTGTGTGAACATTCCGTGATTGGAATAATTTTGGCTatttttgatgcaaaaaaaattatgcaagattttcattctttttctcttttcttttcttttctcaatcaattcGAAACAGGTGCATTCTTCAAGACATCGTCAAAGAGTACGGTAGACGATAAATTAGAACTAATTCATCCATCACCAATGACACCACCACATGCAACATCACCTGTCGACAGCCCAAAGCTCAATGGGTCAATATCTTATGCGCGCAATGGGAAGTTACCCAATGGTGGACTCAATGGACACGTAAATGGTGCATTTATCATCAATACAAACTCCAAACAGAGCGATGTTTGATTGTTTAGTATCGATGACCAACCCTATGATAGCATTTCTTCAGAATATACTCTCGATGTttgagtaaattaaattttatccaaaCGTGAatggttttaaaaaaaaattgcattcatATTGCTATTCacaatattataaataataatataatacaGAGGACGAAACATAATTAAATGTGatattgatattttcttctctctcggCAATTTTAATGCTATAAATTCTCGAGCTTTTACCCTTCAATTacgaatacttttttttaaatcattttattctaaacAATATccattatatacctacatatactaTAATAATTATAGTTCCGCGTGTTAAGAGATTCTCCCTCCCTCCATCTTACTCctttatatttataaatattataaaaataaatatacttTGTTAGATAATAAGTATGTATATGGCAAAACGTAAACgtttatattgcaaaaaaagaataaagccTACCTACATAAATtgtagttaaattaaaaatatatataaaagaaaataattagttaAGAATGTCTTTTAGATAGAAAGATTCATTATTACCTGATGAATATTAATTAGAAACATAAGAAATTATAACTTATATGACTGATTCACATTGATGCTCAGAAATAAATGATTATATAGATTAGACATTTATCGGCGAAAGACAAAGATAGATGTAATTGCAACTTTTGCTTTCCCTACAAATCACCGACCTACAATTTGCAAAACCAACAACATTATCTCCTTTCAATgctatttttatatattatttttttcattatcacCTATTTTTGAGTTTACTTGAAatgattgtgaaaaaaaatggaataattttttatacgtAAAATGTATTGTAAGAAAAGtgagcaaaataaaaaaaatgttgccaagATAAACTATCTCTTATTTTATTAGGTGATTTGGTCCATTGATTTGGATTTGGAAGCTTTGAAAGTTTATTGAAGGACTGTGGTGGTGGGATTCACGTAATTCAGGaatcaaaaaacttttaaaatcgATCTAAAAGACTGTTAGACtgtttgaaatttcttaaattactACAAGCTAAATAATCAGAGATTTAGACTTCAAATTTGAAAGATATTGTCCATAATACTATTGCAGACCTGAAGAAGAAGACATGGATCTCCGAAACGCCATGCTCGttaaaaatgatgaatttctgaaagtcaattttcatgctttacatcccttttttaatgtttttttatgtttttttttataaatttaaaactaaaaattaaattttaaaatttccatgaCAACATTTCATCTTTGGACCAAAAAGCTCTATCTAAAGCTCATCTGATTCTGCCGAAATATCCTTATTAtttcgtttatttatttaaatcgaaatatataaaataaaccaaTTTTGAAATGATCCTGTGAAAGAAACttcatttttaacattaaaactgattttattatttactcAAATTTTATTAGGTGCTTTTcaaaactgattttaatttagtcttttaccctttgatgaaatttctcttctcagaaaattttgtaaagcTAAATTCATTCGAGCAAGCAGGAATGAGagcttttcattgaaaattcttgcTTTCATCCTTTGATTCGGCAAAATACACAGAATTTCAGCAataattgcattttgtatgtatCCGTATTTCGCGAAAGGGTCtgattcacaaaataaaaaaaaaaatccatcccTAGATAGGTGGAAATTTACTAACTCATTAAGcgaaaatagttttaaaaagcttctttaCGAGTCATTGATAgttgagtttctttttcttaagtttctcAAAAGTTTCATATTTTACGCTACGAATTCAATCTCTTCAACATTGACAAAGAGACACCCACATCCCGTGAGAAAGGGTGAAAATTTACCTCCTTTTCTGAGAATTCCACCTCGCTTTAACCTTTGAAATTAAGactaatcaaattaatttaataacatGAACCAAGAGATTTAGTTATGCTTTTAGTTTTGCCCAAGTTTTGCATACAAA from Lutzomyia longipalpis isolate SR_M1_2022 chromosome 1, ASM2433408v1 encodes:
- the LOC129791699 gene encoding protein toll, whose protein sequence is MIWMKFAATIVLSCLLGATRGQYAQDFEMESKHDVCKVKCDCYTEVDKNVLECPKEDSRIRVSYSRYKQPINRTYIDISCFVDDEEYRNLPNVTIDNINIVKISSCELPRSASIMTVLNRLGVHNVVTLFINNARKEFRNKLIRQHLTGLSNLTRLTISSSYITEIPEDFFEDVPNITWLSLKMNKITTIKNVFSKLKNLDTLELGENNLHSIEDGTFENNSRLRILTLWTNNIQNLTKNAFRGIESLRILDLTNNQIETFEPDVFDLLPNLSEIYLNKNNFRELPSGLFKNNKKLKDFVLLYNQRSLKNLPSGFFANLNELNRVYMRCDLETLPSDLFSGSENLQHIDLSNNKLVSVPKEMLAGQKNLKTLHLSFNKLTKLEDGLFDGATALTELYLNNNNLTQLPRHIFNSLSNLETLYLNNNNLMTIPMDTFGNARSLKVIDMSHNVLTFMENQHEPFQLSSPFQIQTNLHHLNLSHNHIEKVFPDWMFNLIKLEHLDLSYNNINFITTNDLQFLSRKIQVYLTHNQITEIFFKDIEAMASDHNLSDNIEVPVLYLDGNPVVCDCLLTEFVRLVKNQLSSDVKKLIKIDPGKLTCSAPPEHAGKLVASVDPHDLYCDFDTDSSKIKKCPIGCKCQLRRTDYALVVNCSNAELTTVPVLPNPQTSSLNFTILYLENNYLTHLPKNTDLGYDRVRFLYAKSNNITNIAPENLPSQLELLDLRNNNMIHINETVLSAFNDTNTLKNISLSNNPWKCNCEALSFMIYIQSQFKKVNDYDNLECSDGQRINKMVPGDICTDDVQTIVALSITLALLGILIGILAALYYKYQQEIKIWMYWHNICPFIFNSDTLDANKKYDAFISYSHKDEDFVADTLVPELEFRRKFNLCIHRRDWTVGDFIPDQIIRSVADSRRTIIVLSPNYVESVWGTMEFRAAHHTAVKENVSRVIVIIYGDVNTQNMDSELKSYIDMNTYIKWGDPWFWERLHYALRTIKTGKKGAGAFFKTSSKSTVDDKLELIHPSPMTPPHATSPVDSPKLNGSISYARNGKLPNGGLNGHVNGAFIINTNSKQSDV